ACTCAGTGATCCAATTCTTGTTAAGATGAatgataaatttaaatttgaaaatttccttCATAATAAATTCGATTCGATCATGTGGTTTTCACTTTCAATCAACTTGAATTTGGTATGGATGTAGTACTTGTCAAACTGAACAATATCAATGGTTCAGATCCAATTTTTAGTACATGGGATAGATTGGTTAGattcaaggaagaagatgaatcAAGGGAGAAGCTGAGAGCATATCAGGATTCTGATGCGTGCCCGTCAAACTTGACGTTATTATGGACTAAATTGGGTCTTGTGCACACACTTCACAAACCACTGGGGTGTTATTGCACACTTGTGAACCATAGAGGGTGTATCCTCACATGACCTAAACCACAatgggtcaaagtggacttcgcccccttttttttttttcccctaccaTTGTTAACATTCAAGTAATGCAGAGACTGTAAATAAGTTACTAGTTTCAAACTTCTGATGTGCTGAGGTAATGTAACATAACATCCACTATGTTTGGGTTTGGTACTTGGATATGCCAACATGGGAGTCCAGTGGCATAACATGTCAAACTTTTTTTCCGAGAAATAGGCACATCAGATTATTCAGTCGAATTGTTGACGGAGGTTGATGAAGTGCTCTAATTCAATCTTTTTTTACAACTCCAAAGTGTTTAATTGGAATTTTGCTGAGTTTATGTGCTTACGAGACATTTGAATGCGAGTGCCTAGTCTTCAACAGCCTGGTAGCATGATTTGGCCGCAGTCAGTAGTCTCAGTTGCGGTCATGTACCGCTACATAGCTGTTACATTTACTACTCCACATGCCCGTTTGGCCCTCTAATTAGGGTAAGAACTGACAGTGAATGTGGATGTCTGaatacaattttctttttgaatggaaaCTTAGAATAAGTGGCCATGGCAGAGTCTTGTATCTTTAACTTCTTAAACTTAGTTAGGTGCACTCCTTAAGTTAGGTTGCtgaccgcgtcgttccgtgtcaaaaatatatttataaaaccttggaattaactactactccgtagaataatggtcaagaccgagtatcgttccgacggagacagtatggctgagttacgacaaattcaattaacttctagattaatttGGGCAaggaagtttggttgtttgaatttagagaatttattaaactaagagaaataattaaatggaaagtttgaacgattggagagaaaatctagggttcgaaTCCACCTCGACCGCGTAACTCAAACATGCATAGGtaagattaattattcgaatcagaaggCATTATTGtgagggcttgcaaaccctagcaataatcgtcaagaaaattattgagttgttaaaaggcataaattatcccatagcacggaccgtctcagaAGTACGGTCTAGCCGCCTAACGGCACAGCccgtcttacgagtataatctatctcagaattCCAACTACAATCGATGAAAATCATTGTAGAACtcgtatttgaaagcatgcatacaaatactcaatagattaaaaccatcaaaatcattccattcaattgaaacggaaagggttcttagttatacaatcgatccgaataataaacctaaaacccatacataaaataaagttacttggtgcgaagtttcatcttccccctagaaaaggggtttagccggccatcgAAGCTGAAGAATCGAATGATATTGGATTGATCTCTGCCGCTGCCACAAAGCCCACGGCCAATCTTTAATTCCCCGGTcaagtttttcaacaaaaaagctGCTGGGAATAATAATAACCTCCCCCAAATAATAAACTAAGTTCCCTTTTTTATGCTGCTGCCGAAACTCTCTTTTCCATAAAGGAAAAGACTTCTTTTCCTATTGCAACTCTTTCCTTGTGTGTGCACCAAATAATTGCACCAGGAAAGAACTTTCCTCCAGCCAAATCTTGGTCAAAGTTCCTTATACAATATTGCTTGGGCCCACGTGGATAAAAGGAGCACAAATCATAAATCCAATTCCATTGGAACCTTTCAATTTATATGTTTTCGCACCATCGGTCTCCAAGGCCTACAAACACCACAAAACGCTAAAATATATCACGTAACAATGTAAACGGACCGACAAATCGTAAATTAGGTGgattaaatgggtgcttttcagcacctatcacacccctcaacttacactttgctagtcccaagcaaagaaaagaactaaaaCAAGTAATGAAAGCAATGAAAGATAGGACATTTGAACCCCCAGGTGCTCCGGTAGGACGAGTTTAGTCTCGTAAAAGTGTGAGGGTTATCAGCAGTGAACACCCACAAACATAAGGAACCTTTCAACACAAAAATCGCAACCTGTCATGCAACTCATCGACATATCAAGCAGAGGACACAAAGCTACCACAAAGATATAGCAAGGCAAACGTAGTTCCGAGCGCTaataattcaagaaataaactGTGGCACTTAAGCTTAGCGTGTGTGAATACGGGCCTCAATCACATATGAACAATAACCAACtgctctctccggaccgagcctcgacttcaattctcaccgtgtcatgcactcacaaatgaaatcactcgaaacaaggtgcattatGAACTCTCGAGTGTGCGGTTTGGAAGTTACGTAAAAGGAAAGCAAAGTACTCCGCACACTAtgacacaaaaagaaagctTTATATAGATAGTGGACACACAATCTCATGAACGAAATGCCAAACATTGGAACTCTCCACCAATCAAACCTCAACCCAACACCCttaagatcaaataggactttattCAAGGTTATAGCATTAGGGATGAGATAATGTATCAAGGTTAGGATAAAAATTGATTCAAGTGCGAGAGAATATGCGAGTATTTCAACTAAACGGGGCAAATATGCAATGTGTACCCCGCTAACATTAATTCAACTCCACCTTATCTCTcattccaacctttcaacttttttttcaattacaaagcaaccattcctctttttttcaacttatcggtgcccctttttcttttttttttcttttgtattttgttgtgtatttttttaagggacaccaccaatatttcacaaaattcaacaatctatccaaaaattaaccTTTACATTCTCACAtttctccaaacacaatatggaaggtggagctaaccaagaaaaggctaaatCTGTAAGGCTCAATGTAGCtcgcaagggataaatgtgagCACAAAGGAACGAACTGGCCCAAATATCACGAAagtgcctataatcctctcccaggggtgtaacatccatgtgacaaaccaaaaccaaaggatattgttatgcattcaagttccaacACTCGGCGGCCAAAGATGATGAGATTGACAACAAATGTGTTTCTTTCCATGACAAACAAAGAGTTTAattgacaccactccaacaaAAAGCTTAAGGCACGAAAGCTCACtcgggcataagtctccactaatcataGCCTTTAAGAACAGTCAAAtcacagctcacaagcaatCAAGGCCCAACGTGCAATGTGCAAAAATGCTAAAACAAAAGTGCCAGCAGTCTAGCAAATTGAAACTACTCTGCCAAAGAGATATCGAAATGGTAGCAACATGCTTATACTCAAGTAATCAACAAGTGAGCACAACACACAACAATCTCATGCAAAAAGGCtcccaattttttaattttcagttttctcaatttttttagaagacTCTAAACAAACTACTAAAGAAAGCACTCAAAGTATGCTCCACTCCCCACATGAATATTAGCATTCGCGGTCGCCAAGAAAGGACGACCAAGAATAATCGGAGTCTGCTTTTTGAGGGTTTGCACCGGTTCTGTGTCAAGGACTATAAAATCAGCcggaaaataaaaatcattaaCCTTGACAAGAACGTCCTCAACTACTCCACGTGGCACCTTAATGGATCTATCAGCTAATTGCAAAGTAACCGACGTGGGCTTCAACTCCCCAAGCCCCAATTGTTCGTACACCGAGTACGGAATCAAGTTGACACTAGCCCCTAAGTCTAAAAGTGCTCGCTCTATGGCATATTTTCCAATGACTATATCAATAGTCGGGGTACCAGGATCTTGCATCTTAAGGGGAGCGTCCGACTGAAAAACAGAGCTCACTTGCTCGGTGAGAAGGACTTTTTTGGACACATTGGTTcggtttttcctcttttgagtgCAGAGGTCCTTTAGAAATTTGGCATAAGTTGGGACTTGTTTGATGGCATCTAGGAGTGGGATGTTAACTTTCACTTGCTTGAATACCTCAAGGGTATCCTCCATAGATGCTCCCCTCTTAGGAAAAGGAGATGGTGCATTCAAACACGATGGGAACGAGGCTTTAGGCATAGGGTGGTACCTTAGAGCCTGCTGACACAGAAGTGGGTGATGTAGGTGTGACTGGAGGGGTTCCCTCCTTACTCTGTGAACTCTCCTCCCCAAAGTCATCGGGGTCGGAGGGAGCCAAATGCTCCTTCGATTTCGCTTTCTCTGGTCGGGTTTCGACCTCTCTCTTATTGCGCAAAGTCATGATTACCTTAGCATCAGCAAGAGGCTGGTCATGAACTACAAACTGTCCTCCAGGGGGTTGGACAGGCTGACTGGGCAACCTACCTTCTTCCCTACGATTAAGTGCATTGGCTATTTGACCCACTTGGGTCTCGAGCCGCGAGATGGACTGGGTATTAGAACGCACTTGTTGTTGGGTATCAGTTAAACGGTCAAGCGCTTGTAGCACCTTATCCTCGAAGGATGGATCCCGCGTGGATTGGGTGGGTGCTTGGTGATTTTGTGAGCGATAGGCAGCTGGATTAAATGGAGTATTAAAAAGCCTAGGCTGCTGGGCAGAAGAACTACCCTGCTCTTGCGATCTCCACGAGAAATTAGGATGTTTGGCCCAACCCGCGTTGTAAGTACTAGAATACGGATCATTACCCGGTTGAGAGAAACCTCGTGCATTAGCATACCCTTGTGCAGCATTAACCTGCTCCTCCACAAAAATAGGGAATTGTGGGGCTGCAGGACAGTCAGTGATGAAATGGGCCGGACTAGCACATAAAGAACATGCCTCCTGAGAAAGTGGAGGCTGTGAGGTGGCCGGTCCCATACAAAGAAGTTTTTCAACCTTTTCAGTCAGTAGATCGACTTTGGAATTGAGGTCATGAGATGGTTTGATCTCATACATACCTCGTGGCTTATCAGAGCCAGTAGTGACTGACTTACCTCTCCtctcaaaagaaacattttgcaAGGACCCTTCGCTCATAGTTTCAAACAACTGCCAGGCATCCTCTTCATTCTTAACCATCACAGAGCCTCCACATGAGGCATCAACCATCACACGATGCTGCGGATGCAGCCCGGAATAAAAACTCTGTACTAATTGCCACTTAGGTATGTCATGGTGCGGGCACTTACGAATGAGATCCCCATATCTCTCCCAAGCCTCATAGAACTGTTCATTCTCAACTTGTTGGAAAGTGGTAATCTCCTGCCGAAGTCTGAGTGTTTTTCCTATGGGGAAGAATTTCTTAAGGAATGCCGCACTCATTTGCGCCCAAGATGTTATAGAATTAGTTGGCAAAGTACTAAGCCAATGTTTGGCATTCCCTATCAaagtgaattgaaacaaaattaatctcaatgcatccatcggaaaattatgaattaaaagcGTGGAACTGAGGGCTTCAAATTCAGTGATGTGTTGATATGGATCCTCTTGAGATTGCCCTTGAAACTTAGGGAGCATTTGGAGTGTACCGGGCTTAATCTCATACTGATTAGCCGTGATGGCGGGTAAT
The sequence above is a segment of the Rhododendron vialii isolate Sample 1 chromosome 13a, ASM3025357v1 genome. Coding sequences within it:
- the LOC131314029 gene encoding uncharacterized protein LOC131314029, whose translation is MADDADGALVVPNPLPLNSHFAPTAYTTPSCVRLPAITANQYEIKPGNAKHWLSTLPTNSITSWAQMSAAFLKKFFPIGKTLRLRQEITTFQQVENEQFYEAWERYGDLIRKCPHHDIPKWQLVQSFYSGLHPQHRVMVDASCGGSVMVKNEEDAWQLFETMSEGSLQNVSFERRGKSVTTGSDKPRGMYEIKPSHDLNSKVDLLTEKVEKLLCMGPATSQPPLSQEACSLCASPAHFITDCPAAPQFPIFVEEQVNAAQGYANARGFSQPGNDPYSSTYNAGWAKHPNFSWRSQEQGSSSAQQPRLFNTPFNPAAYRSQNHQAPTQSTRDPSFEDKVLQALDRLTDTQQQVRSNTQSISRLETQVGQIANALNRREEGRLPSQPVQPPGGQFVVHDQPLADAKVIMTLRNKREVETRPEKAKSKEHLAPSDPDDFGEESSQSKEGTPPVTPTSPTSVSAGSKVPPYA